The nucleotide window AAGGGTGAAACTTAAAAGATTATATCCGTCAATTCATGGCTAACACAACACTAGTCGGTTTATAAAATTTGCATATTTAACAGCGCTTTTTGTGGCAATTTTAATATTAGTTTATGAAGCATTTATCAATCCTGAAAAACGTTGGTATGCAATATTATTTGTGATATTTGGATTGTCGTTTTTTCTTAAAGAACTAAAGTCCATCAAAGCCCTTTACAAAAATAACAATTAAGCTGCAACACATACTTCGTCATTCGGTGTTCATTATTAGAACTACCCGATAAAAATATCAGATAGTTAATTCGATTCAGTTGGCTGGAGGTGTTTTAATTTTTCAATAACTATTTTGTAGAATTCTTTCCACTTGTTAATGTCCTTATTGTAATTATCGATAGTTAATTTAATTTGCCCTACGGTTACTTTATGCTTTTGGAAAATGCTATCGGAAACTTCATCATTACTTTTTAATAACAGTGAATCGATAGGTTCACGCATCCCTTCTGCTAATATCAAATCAATGTAGATGTCTGCGAATTTAGAACTGGGGATTTCTTTTTTCTCAGGGCTACTGCATCCTATTATTAAAAATAAAATAACGCAACCGGTAAATTGGAAGTTTTTCATTATCTTTACAAATTAAAATACATCTTATATTCGTACGGATGGGGCATAGTTGCTATCGATTTAATATCGTGCTGTTTTGTTTTTATCCATTGTTGAATCAAATCATCTGTAAAAACATCGCCTTGTTTTAAAAATTCATTGTCCTCTTTTAACGCATCTAAAGCTTCTTCTAAATTTTTTGGAAGGAACTTGACGTTGTGTTTATTGTCGTAAACATTTGTATCAATCGGACCTAATCCCTCTTTGATAGGATCAATTTTATTTTTTATTCCATCAAGACCAGCCATTAACATTGCACTCATTAACATATATGGATTTGCAGTTGCATCAGGTGGGCGGTATTCGAAACGAGCTTCATCCGGATTTTTTACATACGACGGAATTCGGATAGCAGCTGACCGGTTTGCTTTACCGAATGTTATGGCTACCGGCGCTTCAAATCCCGGCACTAAGCGTTTATAGGAATTTGTACTAGGATTTGTGAATGCACACAAAGCGGGTGCGTGCTTTAATAAACCCCCGATATACGATAGAGCCAATTCGTTTAAATTGCCGTACCTATCTTTTCCGTAAAAAATATTTTTACCTTTCTTTAGTAAATATTGATGCGCGTGTAGTCCGTTTCCAGCTTGCTGGAACATCGGTTTAGGCATAAACGTGATGAATATGTTATGCTTGCGTGCAAGATTAAACAATAAATATTTTGCTAAAACAATTTTATCGCTAATAGCTAACAAACTATCGAATTGAATTTCAATTTCTTGTTGTCCCCGTTCACCAACTTCGTGATGGTGGTATTTTACATCTATACCCATTTGTTTAAAAAGTAACGAAGCTTCATCCCGGAAATCGTCGTATATATCAAACGGATTTGCAGCATGGTAAGCATTAGCGAAAAATTCTTCTTGATGTTCAATTTTATAAAATGATAAAGCTGTTCGTGTATCGAACTCAACCTTCGAGAAAATATAAAATTCAAATTCAGGTCCCCATAATGAGCTATCAGCGATTCCGGTATCGGATAAATATTTTTCTGCTTTTTGAGCAATAAATCTTCCATCCTGATTGAAGCGTGTTTTATTAGAATCAGTAAGATGTATTTCAGTTAAGACGCTCAGAGTTGGAGCAGTCCTGAACGGGTCAACTACAGCAGATGCAAAATCGGGAATTAAAATCATATCGCTTTGTTCGACTTTCGAAAAACCGTAGCTCGATCCATCGAATCCTATTCCTTCTTCCAACAAATTTTCAAGAAGTCCTGCCTCATACGGAACGCTGATATGATGCAATTTTCCGATTAAATCAATAGTTTTTAAATCTATGAATTTAATATTGTTATCTTTTATAATTTTTTCAGTATTTTGAATTATGTTTTTTTCCATTTGCATTTGGATTTACTTTTAGTTGGTAATACCTGAATTGATGAGAACTTAGGCCAAACTGATGGAAAAATATAAGTAAATTGGGTTTGAAAAACAATTCGTTTACTTGACTTCTAATCAATTTGGATGTAAATTATGATGCAAATGGAATCATCGATATGAAGTTCTACAGAAAAATATGCGATAAACTTTATTGGCAGAAGCTTTCAGCTAAACAACCGTCGTATCATATTCGCTTGTTGCTAATT belongs to Bacteroidota bacterium and includes:
- a CDS encoding DUF4296 domain-containing protein, with the protein product MKNFQFTGCVILFLIIGCSSPEKKEIPSSKFADIYIDLILAEGMREPIDSLLLKSNDEVSDSIFQKHKVTVGQIKLTIDNYNKDINKWKEFYKIVIEKLKHLQPTESN
- the glnA gene encoding type I glutamate--ammonia ligase, giving the protein MQMEKNIIQNTEKIIKDNNIKFIDLKTIDLIGKLHHISVPYEAGLLENLLEEGIGFDGSSYGFSKVEQSDMILIPDFASAVVDPFRTAPTLSVLTEIHLTDSNKTRFNQDGRFIAQKAEKYLSDTGIADSSLWGPEFEFYIFSKVEFDTRTALSFYKIEHQEEFFANAYHAANPFDIYDDFRDEASLLFKQMGIDVKYHHHEVGERGQQEIEIQFDSLLAISDKIVLAKYLLFNLARKHNIFITFMPKPMFQQAGNGLHAHQYLLKKGKNIFYGKDRYGNLNELALSYIGGLLKHAPALCAFTNPSTNSYKRLVPGFEAPVAITFGKANRSAAIRIPSYVKNPDEARFEYRPPDATANPYMLMSAMLMAGLDGIKNKIDPIKEGLGPIDTNVYDNKHNVKFLPKNLEEALDALKEDNEFLKQGDVFTDDLIQQWIKTKQHDIKSIATMPHPYEYKMYFNL